A stretch of the Sphingobacterium thalpophilum genome encodes the following:
- the hisC gene encoding histidinol-phosphate transaminase produces the protein MDNPFNLNNLLRENIKKLVPYSSARDEFKGEASILIDANENPFGSPLNHDYNRYPDPLQHQVKAKLSKIKGVPAENIFLGNGSDEAIDILYRAFCTPGLDNVILVPPTYGMYEVSANINDVAFKKVNLTADYQLDLDGIAAAIDAHTKLIFLCSPNNPTGNSIRRQDIETLLNNFHGIVVVDEAYINFSAVRSFTQELAEYPNLVVLQTLSKAWGLAALRLGMAFASKEIIAVYNKIKPPYNINQATQDIVLEALDNVEQVNDWIKETVAEREKLVRELLELDYVHHITPSDANFILVKMSEPRAVYDYLVQHGIIVRDRSKVELCEGCLRITVGTPTENQILLEKLNQINK, from the coding sequence ATGGATAATCCATTCAACTTAAACAACCTATTACGGGAAAACATTAAGAAGCTCGTACCTTATTCGTCCGCGAGAGATGAATTTAAAGGAGAAGCGTCCATATTGATCGACGCCAATGAAAACCCTTTTGGATCCCCGCTAAACCATGATTACAACCGCTATCCCGACCCCCTCCAGCATCAAGTTAAAGCCAAACTCTCCAAAATAAAGGGTGTTCCGGCCGAAAATATTTTCCTGGGCAACGGTAGTGATGAGGCAATAGATATTTTATACCGTGCATTTTGTACACCGGGGTTGGACAATGTGATCTTAGTGCCACCGACCTATGGAATGTATGAAGTGTCCGCGAATATCAATGATGTAGCCTTCAAGAAAGTAAATTTAACAGCAGATTATCAACTGGATCTTGATGGTATCGCTGCCGCAATCGATGCACATACCAAACTGATCTTTCTCTGTTCGCCAAATAATCCTACTGGGAATTCCATTCGCCGTCAGGATATTGAAACGCTTTTGAATAATTTTCACGGAATTGTGGTCGTCGATGAAGCTTATATAAATTTTTCGGCGGTGCGATCGTTCACCCAAGAGCTAGCCGAATATCCCAATCTGGTGGTATTACAGACCTTATCCAAAGCATGGGGGCTGGCGGCATTGCGCCTAGGGATGGCGTTTGCCAGTAAAGAGATTATCGCTGTTTACAATAAAATTAAACCGCCATATAATATCAATCAGGCGACACAGGATATTGTACTGGAAGCCTTGGATAACGTAGAGCAGGTCAACGACTGGATTAAAGAGACTGTCGCTGAGCGCGAAAAATTGGTGCGCGAATTGCTTGAACTGGACTATGTACATCATATCACCCCATCAGATGCCAATTTTATTCTCGTCAAAATGAGTGAACCGCGGGCAGTCTACGACTACCTGGTTCAGCACGGTATCATTGTGCGGGACCGTTCCAAAGTCGAACTCTGTGAAGGTTGTTTGCGGATTACCGTGGGCACGCCCACCGAAAATCAAATATTGTTGGAAAAACTTAATCAAATCAATAAATAA
- a CDS encoding ribonuclease Z codes for MKFEVLILGNSSATPMFDRHPTSQVLNFNEQLFLIDCGEGTQMQLSRYGIKSNRIGHIFISHLHGDHYLGLVGLLSSMHLVGRKSDLHLYGPAALKEILDIQFLHSETVLRYNLVFHAISPDTPGVIFENRTLRVSTFPLKHRIACTGFRFDEGPRARTLLGDVVQALQIPTVYYPAIKKGMDYVDENGKVYKADELSLPAPKSRSYVYCSDTVRTPEYLPYIQGADLIYHESTFLHDMADRAKETFHTTALEAGEIALETQAKKLLLGHYSARYRDLNPLLEEARSVFPRAELSVEGRWFTV; via the coding sequence ATGAAGTTTGAAGTTCTGATTTTAGGAAATAGTTCGGCGACACCCATGTTTGATCGCCATCCAACTAGCCAGGTGCTGAACTTTAATGAACAGTTGTTTTTAATTGACTGCGGAGAAGGAACCCAGATGCAACTCAGCAGGTACGGTATTAAAAGCAATCGAATAGGACATATTTTTATCAGTCATTTACATGGGGATCATTATCTGGGCCTGGTGGGGCTGCTTTCATCGATGCACCTCGTCGGACGCAAGAGTGATCTCCATTTATATGGACCGGCAGCTTTGAAGGAAATCTTGGATATCCAGTTCCTGCATTCGGAAACGGTATTGCGCTATAATTTGGTTTTTCATGCGATTTCACCGGATACACCGGGCGTAATTTTCGAAAACAGAACGCTCAGAGTAAGCACCTTTCCATTAAAACATCGCATTGCCTGTACAGGATTTCGATTTGATGAGGGACCGCGTGCCCGCACTTTGCTGGGCGATGTGGTGCAAGCCCTGCAGATTCCAACAGTTTATTATCCTGCAATAAAAAAAGGGATGGATTATGTGGACGAAAACGGTAAGGTCTATAAAGCGGATGAGTTGAGCCTGCCGGCGCCGAAATCCCGGAGCTATGTTTATTGTTCGGATACTGTACGTACACCGGAGTATCTTCCTTATATCCAAGGAGCTGATTTAATCTACCATGAGTCAACATTTTTGCATGATATGGCGGACCGGGCGAAGGAGACGTTCCACACCACAGCGCTTGAGGCCGGAGAGATTGCGCTAGAAACACAGGCAAAAAAACTACTACTGGGCCATTATTCTGCCCGCTATCGCGATTTAAATCCACTATTGGAAGAAGCGCGTTCGGTATTTCCGCGTGCCGAACTGTCGGTCGAAGGTAGGTGGTTTACTGTCTAG